DNA sequence from the Methanolobus psychrophilus R15 genome:
TCTGCAAAAAAAGAGGGACTGAATGCTAAGTTCAGGGAAGGCGACGCCAGGAAAACCCCCTATGTAACGGATAATTTCGATGCGGTCATGCTTCTGGGAAACAGTTTTGGTTATTTTGAGACAGCTGAAGAAGACCTGAGAGTATTAAAAGAAGTCAAGCGGATACTCAAGCCCTGGGGTAAGATCCTGCTTGATGTGGCAGATGGTTCTTACCTTAAGGAGAATTACCAGCCAAGGTCCTGGGAATGGATCGATAAGCACAATTTTGTGTGCAGGGAGCGGTCCATATCCATCGACGGTCAGAAGCTTATATCAAGAGAGGTTATCGTCAACGAAACCTCGGGTGTTATTGCAGATCAGTTCTACGCAGAGCGACTTTATACTAACGAAGGCCTCATTGAACTTCTGAAGGAGGCAGGATTCACAGATATAGAGATAGTGGACTCCATTAAGTCCGAGACCCTCCGCAACCAAGACCTGGGAATGATGGAAAGGCGCATATTCGTAACTGCATCTATCAAGAAGGAATGGACACCTAAGAAGAAGAAGATAAAAGATGTTGAAAAGAACGTAGTGGTCGTTTTCGGAGATCCCAAGAAGAGAGATGAACTAAAACCCTGTGGCGTCTTTGATGATGACGACCTGTATACCATTGATCAGCTGAAAGGCAGTATCCAGCCAGCCGAAGGTTACTCTTTCAAATACCTGAACAACCACGATACGCTCATCCCTGACCTTGCAAAGCTCAAAGGCAAGGTAGATTTCGTATTCAATCTGTGTGACGAGGGTTACAGCAACGATCCCAGAAGGGAACTACATGTACCCGCACTGCTGGAGATGCTGGGTATCCCCTACACCGGATCAGGGCCTCAATGTCTTGCATTCTGTTATGATAAGGCACTTGTCAGGGGAATTGCAAAGGATCTGGGAGTGCCGGTGCCTGAAGGTATAATCGTAAAGGCGGAGGACAGCATGTTTGAGCTGCCACTGGGCTTTCCGGTTATTGTAAAACCCAACTTTGGCGATTCGAGTTTCGGACTTAACCAGCGCAGCGTATGTAACAGCTATGATGAAGTTGTCAGGGCCATCTACGACATAAGAGAGGGTCTGGGATACGATAAACCGATACTCATTGAAGAGTTCCTGACAGGAAAGGACCTGAGCATAGGTATCATCGGCAACCCTCCTGAGAACTACACAGTCCTTCCTATCATTCAGGAGGACTACTCCGAGCTTCCAGAGGACCTGCCAAAGGTGTGCGGATATGAGGCAAAGTGGATACCGGAATCGCCATACTGGAAAATAAAATCTGTTTCTGC
Encoded proteins:
- a CDS encoding methyltransferase type 11, whose protein sequence is MKNKAKNYQNKCKSRPRTLGPVSRLEEHVNPEWWKKIFNSLYLKTDADIVDDASITRQEIDTFHNILKLTPESHVLDLCCGQGRHTLELARRGVKNVEGLDRSHYLIQRAKASAKKEGLNAKFREGDARKTPYVTDNFDAVMLLGNSFGYFETAEEDLRVLKEVKRILKPWGKILLDVADGSYLKENYQPRSWEWIDKHNFVCRERSISIDGQKLISREVIVNETSGVIADQFYAERLYTNEGLIELLKEAGFTDIEIVDSIKSETLRNQDLGMMERRIFVTASIKKEWTPKKKKIKDVEKNVVVVFGDPKKRDELKPCGVFDDDDLYTIDQLKGSIQPAEGYSFKYLNNHDTLIPDLAKLKGKVDFVFNLCDEGYSNDPRRELHVPALLEMLGIPYTGSGPQCLAFCYDKALVRGIAKDLGVPVPEGIIVKAEDSMFELPLGFPVIVKPNFGDSSFGLNQRSVCNSYDEVVRAIYDIREGLGYDKPILIEEFLTGKDLSIGIIGNPPENYTVLPIIQEDYSELPEDLPKVCGYEAKWIPESPYWKIKSVSADLPRDIEEKIIECSLKLINRLECRDYTRLDWRLDAAGNPKLLEVNPNPGWCWDGHLAKMAKLAGMSYEEMLGHILKSADERISAQK